From the genome of Pseudoxanthomonas sp.:
CGATCAGCTGCTGGCGGTGGCACCGCAGTACGCCGACGCGCCGTTGTTCCGGCATGACCTGGTGGATTTCACCCGGCACTACGCGCTGGAACGCCTGGACCAGGTGCTGCAGCAGGCGGTGCAGGCCTACCAGCATGGGGACCTGGCCAAGGGCGATGCGTTGGCGGGGCAGGTGGCGTCCCTGGCGCAGTCGATCGATGCCTTGCTGGCCGCACAGCCCGAATCCCTGGCGCAGTGGCAGCAACAAGCCGCCGCTTACGGTGACGACGCGGAGACCTCGGCGTATTACGTGCGCAATGCCCGCGCCCAGGTCACGGTCTGGGGTGGCGAAGGCAACCTGTCCGATTACGCATCCAAGGCGTGGAGCGGCATGGTGGCCGGCTATTACCTGCCGCGCTGGCAGCAGCTGTTTGCGGCCCTGCGCGCGGCCGCCACGCAGGGCGTCGCGTTCGATGACGCAGCATTCCGCGCCCAGGTCAAGCAATGGGAACTGGCCTGGGTCGCGCAGACTGCGGCGCCGGCAACGCCGGTGCCACCGGCCGATGTCGTGGCCTCGGCCAGGGCGCTGATGCAGCAGCTGGATGCGCAGCCATGAGTGCAGTGGGTGCGGCTGCGCCCGACAAGCCGGGGCGTGAGCGCTTCCTGTCGCTGGACGTGTTCCGTGGGCTGACCATTTTCGTGATGATCCTGGTGAACACCGCCGGCCCCGGTGCCGCTTCCTATGCGCAGCTCTCGCATACGAAGTGGTTCGGTTTCACCCTGGCCGACCTGGTGTTTCCCACGTTCCTGTTCGTCACCGGCAATGCGTTGGCGTTCACCGCCGGCGGTGGCAGCGAGCGTGACTTCCTGCTGCGAACGGGCAAGCGTGCGGCGCTGATCTTCCTGTGCGGGTTCCTGATGTACTGGTATCCGTTCGTGCACCAGGCAGCGGATGGCGGCTGGGCGTTCAACGCCTTCGGCCAGACCCGGGTGATGGGCGTGCTGCAGCGGATCGCGCTGTGCTATTTCGCCGGTGCACTGGCAGTCCGCTACCTGCCGCTACGCGCGTTGCCGGTGCTGGCCATCGGCCTGCTGCTGGCGTACTGGGGCATCCTGTATGGGTTCGGCGCAGCGGGTGCGGAACTGGACAAGCTCGGCAATGCCGGCACCCGGCTGGACCTGTGGCTGCTGGGTCGCGACCACCTGTATCGCAAGGATGGCGGCTTCGATCCGGAAGGCGTGCTGGGCACGCTGCCGGCCATCGTCAATGTGATCGGTGGCTTCCTGGCGGGGCGCTTCCTGATGACTGCAGGCAAGACCCCGCGCGCGGTGCGGCTAATGCTGACGGCTGGCGTGGCGCTGGTGTTGCTGGCGCTGGCCTGGCATCCGCTGTTCCCGATTGCCAAAAAACTGTGGACCGGCTCGTTCGTGTTGCTGACCGTGGGCCTGGACCTGCTCCTGCTGGGTGCCTGCGTGGGCTGGATCGAGTTGGGCGGCCACGCGGGCGGGTCGAGCTTCTTCACCGCGATGGGCAAGAACCCGCTGGCGATCTATCTGTTCTCCGAATTGTTCGTGGTCACCCTGCAGCTGGTCCGCGTGGCGCCGGGCATGGGCCTGTACGACTGGGTGGGAATCTCGGTGTTCCAGGCGCTGACGCCGGGTCCGCTGGGGTCGTTCCTGTGCGCGCTGGCCTACACCCTGGCCTGCTGGGCGCTGGCCTGGTGGCTGGATCGGCGCAGGATCTATATCCGATTGTGATAAGCGGCCCTGTTGACGAATTCCCCCGGGGCAGGCAAATTGGTTCTAGATTGGACCTAATGACTTGCGAGCATTTCGCACAGGGAGTTCCTGATGGCACGGCCCAAGGCGCCGGCTGACCCAAGGCTGGCATCCATCGTCGTCGATGCCTCGGCGCCGACGCCGCTGTACCTGCAGCTGACCACCCAACTGGTGGACGCCATCAAGAGTGGCCTGTGGAAGGCGGGCGAAGCCCTGCCGGCCGAGCGGATGCTTTGCGAACAGCTGCAGGTCTCGCGCGTGACCCTGCGGCAGGCGATGGATGCGTTGGTGGAGCAGGGCCTGGTGACCCGCCGGCAAGGCGCAGGTACGTTCGTGACCTCGCAGATC
Proteins encoded in this window:
- a CDS encoding heparan-alpha-glucosaminide N-acetyltransferase domain-containing protein; translated protein: MSAVGAAAPDKPGRERFLSLDVFRGLTIFVMILVNTAGPGAASYAQLSHTKWFGFTLADLVFPTFLFVTGNALAFTAGGGSERDFLLRTGKRAALIFLCGFLMYWYPFVHQAADGGWAFNAFGQTRVMGVLQRIALCYFAGALAVRYLPLRALPVLAIGLLLAYWGILYGFGAAGAELDKLGNAGTRLDLWLLGRDHLYRKDGGFDPEGVLGTLPAIVNVIGGFLAGRFLMTAGKTPRAVRLMLTAGVALVLLALAWHPLFPIAKKLWTGSFVLLTVGLDLLLLGACVGWIELGGHAGGSSFFTAMGKNPLAIYLFSELFVVTLQLVRVAPGMGLYDWVGISVFQALTPGPLGSFLCALAYTLACWALAWWLDRRRIYIRL